The segment TCGAGGCTCTTGCCGGCGTTGTATACTGCTGACATGTAGTCTGAAGCAGAAAACAAATTCCTGTGGAAAAAATCCCGAGATACAATACTGCCAAAAACTGTGTCTGAGTTACATTCAATGTTATGCTTCCGTTAAATACACATGTAATAAATGAAAATGCAGTCATGGTATACATCTGAACCAGATTCAGTCTTATTGCATCTACTTTTTTTGATAATATTCCGGTAAATGTTATATGACATGCAAAAAACACAGCACAAATCATCGTAAGCACATCACCCTTATTAAGCGAAAAATCTGTACCTGTAAGACTTAGCATACCAATTCCGCCAAGGCACAGTATTGCTGACAAAACAGCAAATATATCAGGTCTTTTCTTATAAAACATCCAGTATAAATACGGCACCAAAACCACATTTACAGCTGTAAGAAAAGCATTTTTAGATGCAGTTGTGTACACCAGACCCACAGTCTGAAATGAAAAACCGAGATATAAAAATACTCCCAGAAGAACTCCTGCCAAAATCTCTCTTTTGCTCACATTACGAATCTCCCTGAAAAAGATCATACTCATAAATATTGATGCAAATGCTGCCCGGAGAAACATCATATAATACGGAGTAATTCCGCCGTCTAAACCTATTTTAGTCGCTATAAATCCTGTACCCCAAATAAACCCTACCAATAACAGCCCTAAATCAGCCGAATACTTTTTCATATTTCTCCATTCTGTAAAATATCATTTTGTTATTTGATACTTACTTCAATAAATCAAACATTGAATTTTATATTTTTTATTTTATCAGATTTTCACCTTCATGAAATTTTCTGTATATATCGCTCTTCAAATATTCATTTTCCACATATCCGTTATTTTCTTCAAGATACTTCAAAACAAAATCCCTTATATACTTTATTTCTTTTATATTTTTTATAATATCTGTAAGAAGAAGATCAGATACCCCGCTTTGCTTCGTACCGAATATCTCTCCCGAGTTTCTTAATTTCAAATCTTCTTCGGCAATTTTGAATCCGTCTATTGTATTTTCCATTATTTCCAGACGTTTTTCAGATATCTCATTAATAGTCTCAGATTCCAGAAAACAGTATGACCTGTATTCTCCTCTCCCTACACGGCCGCGAAGCTGGTGAAGAGAGGAAAGCCCGAATCTCTGCGCATCTCTAATAACCATAATTGTGGCATTAGGCACATTTACCCCTACTTCTATTACAGTGGTAGATACAAGAATATTCAGTTCTCCTTTTCTGAATTTTTCCATTACTTCCTGTTTATCTTTATTTTTCATTCTTCCGTGAATCAGAGCTATCTGCATCCCCTGAAAAATCTCTGAATATTCTTCAAATGTAGATTCCGCAGACTTTACATTGAGTGTCTCGCTCTCTTCTATCAAAGGAGAAACAACATACACCTGTCTTCCTTCTCTGATTTTTTCTTTGATAAAATCATACATTATATTTTTTTCTTCCTGATCCTTGATCCACTTTGTCTTTATCTGCTTTCTTCCGGCAGGTAGCTCGTCAATAACAGAAACATCGAGATCTCCGTATATGGTAAGAGCAAGAGAACGCGGTATTGGCGTAGCACTCATAACTATAAGGTTAGCAAGCTCCCCCTTGTCTCTCAGCAGTTTTCTCTGCACCACGCCGAATCTGTGCTGCTCATCTATTATTATAAGTCCCAGACTGTGGAATATTATATCATTTTCTATAAGTGCATGTGTACCGATAACTATATCCACGAGACCCGCCTCTATTTCTTTCAGAAGCTTTTCCCTCTTCTTTCCTTTGACACTTCCTGTGAGAAGTTCCACACGTACATTAAGATTGTTAAATTCATCCACTATCCCGAGATAATGCTGTGTGGCAAGTATTTCAGTGGGTGCCATTATTGCTCCCTGATAATTATTTTCCACCATATACAAAAGCATAATAAGTGATACTATAGTCTTTCCCGAACCTACATCTCCCTGAATAAGTCTGTTTAGTATCTTTCCTTTTACCAGCTCGTTGTAAATTTCTTTTATTACCTTTTTCTGTGCTTTTGTAAGCTCATAAGGGAGTTCTTTTATAAACTGCTTCACCAGTTCCTTATTATTCTCTATCTTATACAGCCCTTTATTAGCCTTGTCTACTTCAAAACGGCTTTGCAGTATTCCCATTTCCAGCAGAAAAATTTCCTCAAGCATAAACCGCCGCAGGGCTTTTTGCTTCAGCTCCTCACTTTCAGGAAAATGAACATTAATTACAGCTTCTTTCCTTGGAATAAGTTTCTCTTTTTTCATAAGCTCCTCAGGCAGATTTTCCTCAAGCAGATAGCCGAAATTCAGTATAGCTTCGTGTATTATCTTCCGGAGATCTCCCTGTTTTAATGATGAAGTAGATGAATATATAGGAAGTATCTGACTTCCGGGAACCAACGAAACTGCAGCAGCAGTTTTATACTCAGGATTAACTATCTGCATCCTCATTCCCTTTTTCGCCTTTCCGTAAACAATCATCTCATCGCCGATTTTTATATTTTTCTGGACAAATCTGTTATTAAACCATGTAAGTTCTATTACTCCTGTATCATCACCAAGCCAGGCACGGTACATATACCTTCCGCCTTTTATATAATTATTCGCGGCTTTTAGTATTTTTCCCTTTAAAACCACAAATTCATCACCTAAAACTTCGTTTATGTTCTTGCTGTTGCTTCTGTCCTCATAAGCTCTGGGGAAAAAATAAAGGAGATCATATAATGTACGGACATTTAATTTATTCAATTTAGAAACATTGGCTTTCCCCAGTCCTTTTATTTTTAATTCGTCTAAATTTTTAAACAATAAATTATATGTCATTATTCTCACCTTCTTTATTATTTTAAAAACTCCCTAAGAACCTTTTCGTCATTAGAGAGTCTATATTTTATTTGAATTCTTTTTCCAGATAAAACGTCACATAATTAGAGCCGCCATGCACTCCGTTTATCAGACCGAAAATACCGGATCTGTGTGAGATTCCCACGCCTCCGTAAAAATCATCAAGCGGTTCTATTCTTGTGATATCTCTCAGATTCACTGCTATTCCAAATTCCAGATAATTCAGAAAATTAGAATGCTCTTTACCTTCAAAATCAAGATTTTCCTTTTCCAGATAAGGAATCTTATTCGCATAAGACAGACCTTCCAGTACATATACCTTTGTTCTTACATATTTAGACCACGGAAATTTTTTCCATGTAAATTTCACTCCTGCATTATACTGAAAGAAGTCATCCTGATAACCATTCTCCAGATGATATATTAATCCAGCCTGAGCACTGATATCAAGTGATCCGTTCCATATGTTTGTCCATAAATATTTTTCCCCTGATAATCCTACTAATGATGTCTTTGCAGGATCTCTGTTATAATCCCAGTCAATAACCAGATTTTGAAGTGTTGACTTATATCCGTTACCATACATTAATTTAATTCCATATTTTGGCTCATCCGGTTCAAACCCCGAATCCGAAAATGAAACCAAAAAAGCTAAGAAAAATAATCCAATGATTACTTTTTTCATTCTTCCTCCTTATTTTTATCTTTTTCCTATATATTTTAAGCATCTAACTCTGTCATGATTGCATCTGCAATATCAAAATTACTGTATATTTCCTGTACATCTTCATTTTCTTCCAGATCATCATAAAGTTTCATTAGTTTTTTTGCTGTCTCAAGATCGGTAATTTCTATTTCCGTAGCGGGATGCATAGTTACTTCCCCCTCTTCATAGACTAATTTATTAGTATCAAATGCTTCTTTTACTGCATCAAAATCATTGGAATCAGTAATTACCAACCATGATTCCGGCTTTTCCACTACATCTTCAGCTCCGGCATCCAGTGCAGTTTCCATCAGTACATCTTCAGTTATCCCGTCTTTTTTAAATTCAAAAATACCTTTTCTGTCAAATAAAAAAGACACTGACCCTGTTTCTCCCAAATTCCCGTCATTTCTTGAAAAATTCATTCTTACTGTTGATGCAGATCTGTTTTTATTATCTGTAACCACATCTACTAAAAAAGCCACTCCTCCCGGTCCGTATCCTTCATATCTGATCTCCTGATAGTCTACGCCTTCCAGTTCTCCAGTTCCCTTTTTAATAGCTCTTTCCATATTATCCTTAGGCATATTTGCTGCTTTCGCCTTATCCACTGCCAGTCTCAGTCTCGGGTTAAAACCAATATCCCCGCCGCCGAGCTTAGCTGCTATAGTCAATTCTTTTCCTATTCTAGTAAAAACCTTGGCTCTTTGGGCATCCTGTCTGCCTTTTCTATGCTTTATATTAGCCCATTTACTATGTCCTGCCACAAAAATTACCTCCACATTTTTTGATTATTATACCATATTTATAATACTTTGAAAAGATTCCATATACCTGAAAATTAACTGAAAAGTTTTTTTACAGCTAATTTTCGGTAAAAATATGATAATAATTATTTTTATTAAAATTTTATCTTTTCCCAGTTTTCTTTCCCGAGTTCCTGTTTAGCTGCCTTCTCTATTTCATCTGCCTTTTCTTTATTTCCTTCTTCTATATTTATTTTGTAAAGATATGCGTAGGCATCGCCAAGATAGCTGAGATTATTTGCCTTCTTATACATAGGCACTACTTTTTCCAAATATTTCAATGCTTGTTTAAAGTCCCTCTTATAATAATAATTCACACCAGCACCAAAATAATTTTCTGCTTCCTCAGGATCGGCTTTTATACCTTTAAGGTTATTCTTTAGTGCATTGTCAAATTCTTTATCTTCAAAATAAAAATTTGCCAGCTGGCTGTAAAAATATCCTTTATCTAGACCTTTTGAAATAGATGTACTGAGAAAATCCCTTGCTTTTTCCCTCTCACCCTGATCCAGATATGTAAAATAAAGCTGTCTGGCTGCTTTATCAGCCTTCTCATCTACATCGGCTTTTTTATAAAGATTAATTGCCTTTTCCAGATAACTTTCCGCCTTTGCGTATTCTTTCATATTTGAATACATAACACCTGCACCATAGAAATTTCCCGCCATTTCAGGATCTTTTTCTGTTCCTTTTATATAAATTTCCAAAGCCATATCACTTTTATCCTGAATACTGTACAAATAACCAAGTTCATTATATGCAAAACCTTCATTCTCATTTATTTCCAAGGCCTTTTTCAATATAGATTCAGCCTTTTCATAATCTTTATCTTCTATATAATAATATCCTGTCTTAGCTAAATAATACGCCTTATTGAGCGGCTCTTCCCTTCCCATTTTCTCAAGATAAGCCACTGTTTCTTTTATTCCTGATGTTTGATAAATTTTCAGATCTTCAGGTATATCTTCTTCCTTTTTAGTTGTTTCACATGATAAAACCATACATACCAATAATATAATAAAAAATATTTTTTTCATATCTCTCTCCTTTATTTCAATTTTGTATATTATTTATTTTTTCTTTCTTTCCCATTCCATACTTCCAAGATCATTTTTTGCAGCATTTTCTACTTCTGCGGCTTTTTCCCCGTCATTATTTTCTATGGCGGTTTTATATAAAAAAGCATACGTTTCACCTAAATATTCCTTATTATCTGTTTTACGATAAAGCTTTGCCGCTTCTTCAAAATATTTCACGGCATTATCCAGCTCACCTTTATAATAGTAACTTATTCCGGCGCCGAAATAATTCTCCATACTGTATGAATCTGCCTTTATTCCTTCAAGATTATACTTTAAAGCATCACTGAATCTTCTTTCTTTTATATAAAAAGCTGCCAGATGTGAACAAAAATTAGCTTTATTTACATTATTTCCTATTGATGTTTTCAAAAATTCCTCAAGTTCATCTTTTGTTCCCGAATAATTTTTTATATAATAAATTCCGTCATAAGCACGCGCTATTCCGGAATCATTTCCTTCATCACTGTACAATTTCACTGCCTGACGAAAATACTCTTCCGATTTTTTATACTTCTTTGTTTCATAATACAGAACTCCTGCGAGATAATAATTATCAGGATGTTCAGGTTCGTCCCTCATTCCTATATGTATATATCTGAGGGCAGTTTTGCTCATTCCCTGTGCATAATATAACTCGGAAAGCTTTCTGGAAAAAACAGCTTTGTTAATATCCCGCTCAATTGCCCTTTTCAGAAACTTTTCCATTTTTTCATCATCACCAATAGAATCATATGAATAATAAAGCAGTATAACAGCTCTGTTCAGCTGTTCTTCCTTATTTTCCATTTTATACATATTAACGGCTCTTTCCAGATATTCAGCAGCTTTTTCAAAATTATCCATATCAAAATATGAAACACCTGCACCAAAAAACATATCAGGATATTTTTCTTTCAGCTTTGTTCCGGCAAGATAATATTCCAGTGCCTTTGCACTCTGTCCCTGCAAAGTGTAAAGCGCTCCGAGCTTAAGATATACTTCTTCCATTTCAGGATCTTCCGAAAGTGCTTTTTTCAGCATTTTTTCGGCATTCCTGTAATCTTTTTCCTCATAGTAATAATAACCCATCTTAGCATGGTAAAGAGCTTTTCTGCTGCTTTCCACCTTAGTCATATTTTCCAGATATTTTATTGTCTCGTCAATTCCTTTGGAATAATAAATATCATGGTCATAATCTGATATACGTACCAGCGGGCCGCTTTTATACTGTGATGTTATACCTAAAAAAAATAATACCAATAATAATTTTTTCATATGCTGATCCTCTACTTTTTTACTAATTATATCACAACTTTTTAGGATTTTTGAGTATTTAATTAAATTTTTGTTTTAAAATGTTGTTTTATAAGGATAAAGATTTTTTTATTTTCTTCTGTATTTGGTAAATAGATAATATTTTTAGAGTAGATTTTACTTAATTTTTCTTATATAATATAAAAAATTAAAGAGAGGAGTTTTTATGAAAAAAATTATTTTATTATTAGCATTAACTGTTTCTTTTGTTGTATTTGCGGGAGAAAAATACAGCAGAGAATATCTGGACAATCAGGCAAAACAAATTATGGCAGAGGCAAATGAACTTTATCTGTTGGAACGCGGAGCATGGGTAGGTACTGACATGCTTTCTGAAAAATTTCCAAAACAGGTTAAAAATCTCGGTGGTTATGTCACATATCTCTCTGACAACAATACTATAACATCAGTATTTTACACAAAAGACCCTGTCCCGATGACAATTGCCGTTTTTACTTTTGATATTCATGCAAGATTAAGAGATGCGAAAATTGATTCAAAAGAGAGAAAGCTGACTAAACTTGAAAATGAACTTCGTCTGATCCGTGAGAGTGTATATAAAGAGATGAAAAATACATCTTTTTATCAATTTTATTCAAATACATCACCAAATATAATACCTATTATAAAAAATAATGAGAAAAAAGCTTATATTCTAACAGGTCCTTCGCTTGATAATATTCTTATCATGGGCAACGATTTTCTCCTTACTTTTAATGATGACTATACTTTGAAAAATACTGAAGCTTTTCATAACAGTATGGTAGTTCAGAATACGGCACTTCCGGAGATGAAAGATGCTGTTTCTGCAGTGCATACACATGTTAAAGGGAAAAGCGAATTTATCACCCCTACTGATTTGTGTACTTTGAGACTTTATGCTTCCATGCTTAACCTTGAATCATACTCTGTTATTTCTGCTGACTATATTTCTGTATGGGATTTCAAGAAAAATACTCTTACTATTTCATCTATAGAAGACTGGAAAAAGAAATATAATTTGAAATAACTTTATTAACTATAAAAAGCCGGCAGCAAAGTTTTTAATTATCTTTGCCGCCGGCTCCTTTTATTTACAATTATCTAAAATTTATAGTTTTTTCCCGTAAGGTTTAAATTTTTCAAGAAATTCATCCATCTCCTCTGGTTTCAACGGAATCGGCTCACCTACACATTTTGCCTTATAATATAATTCAGCCACAAACTCTGTTTCTTCAGCTGTATCAAAAGCATACTCCACAGTTCCTCCTATTGCCAGCAAACCATGATTTGCAAGAAGGCATGCATTTCTGTCCTCCATTGCTTTAAGTGCCGCCTGTGCGAGTTCTTCTGTACCAAACAGTTCATAAGGAGCACACTTTACATTTTTTCCTGCATATCCTATAAGATAATGAACAGGTTCTATTTCCCAGTGCAGTGTTGCCAATACTCCGGAATATGTGGAATGTGCATGTACTACCGCCCCTACATCATCTCTGTCTCTATAGAATATTCTATGCATAAAATATTCACTTGAAGGTTTTTTATCCCCGTCTACCTGCTTTCCGTATAAATCAAGCACTGCTACATTTTCAGACTTTGTCTCAAAGTAATCTATTCCGCTGGGACTTATTGCCATCAAACCTTCTTCTTTATTATAGATACTTATATTCCCCCCTGTCCCTTTGGTAAGTCCGTGTGTTATCAGTTTTTTCCCGTATTCCACTATAAGTTCTCTCTCTTTTTGTAAAATC is part of the Sebaldella sp. S0638 genome and harbors:
- a CDS encoding DMT family transporter, producing the protein MKKYSADLGLLLVGFIWGTGFIATKIGLDGGITPYYMMFLRAAFASIFMSMIFFREIRNVSKREILAGVLLGVFLYLGFSFQTVGLVYTTASKNAFLTAVNVVLVPYLYWMFYKKRPDIFAVLSAILCLGGIGMLSLTGTDFSLNKGDVLTMICAVFFACHITFTGILSKKVDAIRLNLVQMYTMTAFSFITCVFNGSITLNVTQTQFLAVLYLGIFSTGICFLLQTTCQQYTTPARASILLCTESLFAPVLSFLILHEVLTPKAIAGAALILLSVIVSETKLGFGAKKKQNN
- the recG gene encoding ATP-dependent DNA helicase RecG, translating into MTYNLLFKNLDELKIKGLGKANVSKLNKLNVRTLYDLLYFFPRAYEDRSNSKNINEVLGDEFVVLKGKILKAANNYIKGGRYMYRAWLGDDTGVIELTWFNNRFVQKNIKIGDEMIVYGKAKKGMRMQIVNPEYKTAAAVSLVPGSQILPIYSSTSSLKQGDLRKIIHEAILNFGYLLEENLPEELMKKEKLIPRKEAVINVHFPESEELKQKALRRFMLEEIFLLEMGILQSRFEVDKANKGLYKIENNKELVKQFIKELPYELTKAQKKVIKEIYNELVKGKILNRLIQGDVGSGKTIVSLIMLLYMVENNYQGAIMAPTEILATQHYLGIVDEFNNLNVRVELLTGSVKGKKREKLLKEIEAGLVDIVIGTHALIENDIIFHSLGLIIIDEQHRFGVVQRKLLRDKGELANLIVMSATPIPRSLALTIYGDLDVSVIDELPAGRKQIKTKWIKDQEEKNIMYDFIKEKIREGRQVYVVSPLIEESETLNVKSAESTFEEYSEIFQGMQIALIHGRMKNKDKQEVMEKFRKGELNILVSTTVIEVGVNVPNATIMVIRDAQRFGLSSLHQLRGRVGRGEYRSYCFLESETINEISEKRLEIMENTIDGFKIAEEDLKLRNSGEIFGTKQSGVSDLLLTDIIKNIKEIKYIRDFVLKYLEENNGYVENEYLKSDIYRKFHEGENLIK
- a CDS encoding YebC/PmpR family DNA-binding transcriptional regulator, whose product is MAGHSKWANIKHRKGRQDAQRAKVFTRIGKELTIAAKLGGGDIGFNPRLRLAVDKAKAANMPKDNMERAIKKGTGELEGVDYQEIRYEGYGPGGVAFLVDVVTDNKNRSASTVRMNFSRNDGNLGETGSVSFLFDRKGIFEFKKDGITEDVLMETALDAGAEDVVEKPESWLVITDSNDFDAVKEAFDTNKLVYEEGEVTMHPATEIEITDLETAKKLMKLYDDLEENEDVQEIYSNFDIADAIMTELDA
- a CDS encoding lipopolysaccharide assembly protein LapB, which produces MKKIFFIILLVCMVLSCETTKKEEDIPEDLKIYQTSGIKETVAYLEKMGREEPLNKAYYLAKTGYYYIEDKDYEKAESILKKALEINENEGFAYNELGYLYSIQDKSDMALEIYIKGTEKDPEMAGNFYGAGVMYSNMKEYAKAESYLEKAINLYKKADVDEKADKAARQLYFTYLDQGEREKARDFLSTSISKGLDKGYFYSQLANFYFEDKEFDNALKNNLKGIKADPEEAENYFGAGVNYYYKRDFKQALKYLEKVVPMYKKANNLSYLGDAYAYLYKINIEEGNKEKADEIEKAAKQELGKENWEKIKF
- a CDS encoding tetratricopeptide repeat protein, with the translated sequence MKKLLLVLFFLGITSQYKSGPLVRISDYDHDIYYSKGIDETIKYLENMTKVESSRKALYHAKMGYYYYEEKDYRNAEKMLKKALSEDPEMEEVYLKLGALYTLQGQSAKALEYYLAGTKLKEKYPDMFFGAGVSYFDMDNFEKAAEYLERAVNMYKMENKEEQLNRAVILLYYSYDSIGDDEKMEKFLKRAIERDINKAVFSRKLSELYYAQGMSKTALRYIHIGMRDEPEHPDNYYLAGVLYYETKKYKKSEEYFRQAVKLYSDEGNDSGIARAYDGIYYIKNYSGTKDELEEFLKTSIGNNVNKANFCSHLAAFYIKERRFSDALKYNLEGIKADSYSMENYFGAGISYYYKGELDNAVKYFEEAAKLYRKTDNKEYLGETYAFLYKTAIENNDGEKAAEVENAAKNDLGSMEWERKKK
- a CDS encoding L-fuculose-phosphate aldolase is translated as MILQKERELIVEYGKKLITHGLTKGTGGNISIYNKEEGLMAISPSGIDYFETKSENVAVLDLYGKQVDGDKKPSSEYFMHRIFYRDRDDVGAVVHAHSTYSGVLATLHWEIEPVHYLIGYAGKNVKCAPYELFGTEELAQAALKAMEDRNACLLANHGLLAIGGTVEYAFDTAEETEFVAELYYKAKCVGEPIPLKPEEMDEFLEKFKPYGKKL